In the genome of Candoia aspera isolate rCanAsp1 chromosome 4, rCanAsp1.hap2, whole genome shotgun sequence, the window TGGTGAAAATACCTTTGATTTGCAGATATCTAATTTCCTTAAAATGAATACATAAGTAGGGAGGTGTGGTTATTTGGAGATTAAGGTACTGTGGTCTTCTAGAAATATtcgatttttttcccctgaccctGAAAGTAGACTGGGTTTCTACTGACTGTGTTCCCACAAGTACAAAATGGCAAAGGAAGGAGAAGCACTTTCATCAGTTTCCCTATTCATCTGCAGTTCTAGCACTTCCTTTTTCAGACAGTTCCATAATCTATCTAGGCAAAGTAGCAATGGAGATCGCCAGAGGAGCACGGCAGAAGCAATGACAGTTGCCTTTTCCCCAGTCCACCAGCAAGATCCCTCTACTTCTGCAGGATGAAGACTGTATTTCTGGGAAATAACGTCTAGAACCAACCAATGGTTGTAGACGCTCTATAGGGCACACCATTCTTTGAGAGCAGGGAGGAGGAGCTAGTGGAACATTGATTCAGTATGTGTGTTCCAAGGTGTACACTTACTCATAATAGGTTGCTAAGGGCACTAGGAAAAGGAAACATGCCACAGAATCCTGGGCAAAGCAGGGTAGCAGCAGCTGGGCAGTGCTGACCATGGCCAGTGGGTACCAGCTGTGGGCACCCTGGTCCCCATTGGATGAATCCCTGCGATGGCTGCGGGGCGCTGTGCCCAGACCCAGCAGCACTAAACACCCTTTCCGGGGAGGACAGAGCCCAGCCACTGCCACTGACCTGGAAGTGCAACTTTGCTTCCAGGGGCTCAGTCTGGTGCTAGAGTCTAGTGCTAAGACTGGAACGAGGCAGCCGCTAGCCTCCAGAATGGCAGGAGAGACCAGGGGATGCAATGGGGCTGTGCACAAACCACAGGCGGTGAGGCTTATAGGACTCGACTCAGTCTTCGGGCATCTTGTGACCGCACAGCCTCCCCACTGGACTGGCTCATTGAGGGTCTCGGAGCGTTCAGCCTTCTGTCAAGTGATAAGTCCCCAGCAACGCAGACCTCATGGCCTCCGGGAACCACAGGTGCACATGGCTATGGCCATGTGCCGACAAATGCTGCGGGCCATTCTCTTGCTCTATGCTGCCTACAAAAAATGTGCCTTTGCCTTGCAACATTCCCGCTAGAAATGCCCTAAGCAACAGTAGGGCAAGCTGGGATCCACGACTGCCCAAGAAGCAATCTCATGCCCACTCCTGCATCCCCTTCTACTCCAGAAATATCAACTCATTGGATTCAGTCTTCCACTTATTTCCTGGAATTGTCAGCTTTTCTTCAACACTTACGTTTCTTAGAAATCAGTCTATTTCCTGGAATAACTACTTTTCCTTCCTATTTCTCAACACAGTTTcactgaacaaaatgaagcatttaACAGTATCAATCTGGAAAAAACCTGAAGAGCATGCAAAATTCAGATTGTTTGCAGATAGAAGAAATCAACCTTATTGTCCATCCCCTTTTTGTGAAGAAAGGGTTACCAagggcatttacaactgttgtgAACAGCCTCCCTTACACTGTCTCTCATGAACAGATagcaatgattttaaaaaaagctttaaatggACCAAACAAACACTGAAGTTCAAATGAAACAAGTTTACATCCATCCTCACTGAGAGACGGTCTTCAGACTGAGATTTATCTGCtattcaatgaaaaaaaaatgattttccaAAAGCTGCCCAGTGCCCACCTATCATTTCaacacaaacaataaaataccaGGTAGCTGCCTATATAAAAAGTTTGACCATATTTTCAACATTGTAAAGAACACAATTTGTAAAGATACTGCATGTTTTTAACCTTAAGATAGCATTGTTAcacaaaatggaaaagaaatgtgaATGATGTCAATCATTCTTAAACCAGGAATGAATAATGGGTAAAAAGCAAAAATTCAAAACAGCGAAGATAGGTAGGTTCCCAAATGGAGGAAGTTTGGGGTAATTTCTAAATGAAATATTCTTATATCTTGTGATATCTAAGATCTTCCTATGCAACATTAATACTTGACATCAAATATCCTTTCCTGTGCTATAATTGTTAAAAACAGAAGCAACATCACCTAATCATGATTCATTTCCCCCAAGAATAAAGACTGTACCAACTAGAAGTGTATTATGAAGttcaggcttaaaaaaaaaagaaacaacctcCCACTCCCAAACCAAtagatcccatttttttttcctcttggtgaTCTGAAAGTAAAGCAATCTAAGCTTTATTTGTCtcagaaaaatctgtttttcagaTAACTATTGAAAAACTTGGAAATGCAATATTGAAAGCCACACAATTCCCAAATCATTTACTGAAAAGTTATTTTGATCACATTAAAGCAGGTTGAACACTGAAACATCAACTATGGTGCTTTGCTCTAAAGTTATTTAAAAAGCTAAACAATCTATTCAAAGTCTATTCAAAGAATTTAAGAATAGATCTATAGAAATACCGTATGGCTTGCATTGCAGAATTGAGTTAAAACTGTTTCTTTGATTCATTTATGCAGCAAATGAACTTTTATGCAATGAATGAATTTGTCAGCCTATTTTTAAAATtcgatatactgtatgtataatttaTAGGTGAGGTCTACAGATTTGATCTAGAAAATATAGCAATTATTTAAGCCTCTTGTAACCAATACAGCTAAATTTGTGATAATGTTGACCAATTTTTCTATTGATTTCAATGAGCTGTAGCATGGCTAATTAAATCTGGACTCTATTTATGTTAACAAGTGccaaaaatcatattttaaaggCATTTTATCTTCCTCCTGATGATTAATGAGTGAATTCCTATCTACTTGTTTAAGTCAAAAGGATAAAAAATGTAGCTTGAAAGTCGGAAGGGAATGCTTTCTCTCTCCTAACCTTCCTTGTCAAACAATATGCTCTCAGTATGCTAGTGATTTATTCCGTTTACTAGTAAGTGGCCATGTTTTGACAAAAACACAATGTTGCCGCTTCAAATTGGAAGGAACAAGGTTTTCAATTGTGTGAGTGATGCACATCATTTGTGAGatccttcccccccaaaaaaattacaTCGCTATATGAGTCTCCATAATTCTATATTATGATTTTGTTGAGCCACATTTCTATTCAGAGACATTGATGGCAACTAAAAGAACCACTTAATTTCAGCATAGTACAGCTGAAAACCAGCCATTTGAAGAGTTGATCACTACTCATTGATTATGGATTACTATCTCTGCACTATAAACAGCATGATTTAgctacacacagagacacattcaCAGTACCAATTGCAAAACCATGCCACCTGTTGTGTACGTGCTGGttgattctgtaatttttttttcctttgctgacTGACCGCAGATTATGTAAAGATAAAACAGCCTGGCTGTTCGTGCAATTATTTATTGGATCAGAACTAcaggcttttttttccttacaggaATGATTTTCATTCTGAAAGATAAGCTAGAAGAATAAGATTCTCACTGATCTTTCAACTGCAAGATAGACATTGCTGTAATGCAAACTGTGCAGCAACAAATGCATAAAACCACCTTACAGCTGATCCATGTGAACTATCTGCTTTGAACACTGCCTGGTAACATTGATAGGGAAATTCTATTAGCTGTGATTAAGAGAACACATTAATGTAAAAGCAGAACTAAGAAATTAATTTAAAGGAATCAATAAGACTCAGTTCTGCCTGAGAATATATCCACACACTGTATATGTGGCTGGATTCAGACCATGGACACAAGTAGATAAACATGGGACTTTTATGTTACATCATCTAAATGGGAGGGTGTCTTTTTACACTTGCTCAAGTGTCTCAAAAAGCCAAGACTTGAATCAATAAATGAAGATGTAGACCAGCTTTGCAAGTTTGATTAATCTCTGTATTTGATGTTTCCAAAAATCAGCTTAGATTAAGTTCACATTTttgaaagagaattcaaaacagtcATAGTTGGCAAACTATAGCAGAAAGTATATTTGACTTGTATTGAAGCCACTTCAACTTTGAAATATTCGTAAGATAAAAGCAGCAGCTCTCATCAAGCTTGTCCAACAGTCTTTGGATGATACCTcctattaaataattttttaaaaacttgtttttttgtTAAACAGATCACACCGGTAAGCAGACCTTtacaatgaatttttttttcaggacttCTTTACAACCAGTGTGTACAGCATGGAAGCAATTCACCTTTGCCTGCCTGAACAGCATTTTGAATGAAAAGCCATTACTGTACAGTGGGTTTGCTTTCCACTGAGGGAGCCAGTGTTCAAATAATGCAACTTTCAGCATTCAAAGTATATTTTATGGATTAGCATCCTGTTAATAAGAGGCAGCTTATTAAGTGAAACTTCATGTTTGAAAACATTAAATACCTTTTAAGGTCCAGTGTTGTTTCAATTGATAACTGAATCTTTCCCCAGTATCCAGAATAAACTACTAGTTTTTTCCCACCACTATATTAATATGTTAATAAGACCTAATGTGTAAAGGCAGAATCCGCCAATTAGGTGTTATCCTGATGTGCTGGGataccagaattctcagccaatcCATTCCCTTTAAAAGCCATAGTATATTTCTAGCCactgaaaaacaacaaaataacgaagttcttattttctttaaatttttagtatttattttcaaTGGATATCAAACATAACATATATGGGTTAGAtgcatttaaatgtttaaataaaaagactataatttgtccttttgtttgtttgtctgaatggGAGGTGAGCATTCAAGTGCAAAGATCATTCTGCCAACTCGGATAACAGGTCAGCACAAAAATGTAGGTCTGAAACCCAAGATCTCTTCAGGCATTTTTAATAAAGGCAAAAAGAACAGCTACTCCAGCTCTGCTTCCAGACATCTTCTTACCATCTCCCTGAATTGATGAAGAATGACTGCAAAATCAGTGCTCCTGAACCTGTGGAAGCCTGTAACCACTTTCTGTCACTTTAGCAGACTTTCCTAGCAAACACAGTGGAGTTCTGATGGATGAGGTATAGCCACAACACATTACTGTCACACTCCATGCATTCTTTTTTATGAATAACTGTTCACTAGTAAATGAATTCATGGGAACAGCATGCAAGAGAGAGCAGAGTCCGGagagtggggggggggtcaaaacaggcaagagaaAGCGGATCACATCCATCTTAACTGCCCCCCCATCCACTCTCATGTACACTGTTGACAACAGAAGTCTATCCAGTGTGTGATGTCTCAAGTTCAAAAGATCAACAGATTTCAAAGAAGCTTGGGATTAAGGCtgaaattttcttcctttttgtcaaCATAAAGCTAAAGATGATTCcaaatcaagctcagctcctggtaactatatggacacattcatgcaactttcttggcagcaatatagaaATTATTCACCATTACATCCCTGGAATACCCTGGTAGTTTCCTGTCTAACACTAAACAGACCCAACCATGGTTGGCTTGAGAACCTTGATAAAGTTGGCTACGTGCTGCCATCAGCTAAGCTACCTGGCCAACAAGCTGGATAGCAAAATAGATTCACATTCCAGATGATGGACTGAGGTAATGTGCATGCCAGGTATCGTATCATGGAGGATGGTGACAGCATGTTGGTGACAACTTTCCTTTCTCTCCATCAGGCAATACGAACATCACTGCTAGACACTCTGCTCAAGCACTGTTGAAACTTTCTGGTGCTCATGTAAATGAGCTTTCATAGTGCTTAAGATCAGTTATCATCAAGGTAATTCTGGCAGCACATATGCAACACAATATAGTTAGCTATTTTGAAAATGCAAGCATGGAATCTTTGGTTTCATCCCAATGTAGAGTCAATTCATCTGAAATTTAAAACCATGGTATGACCCTGGCTGAACTTATTTTAACTAAATCAAATAACATGGCAAACTATGGTTTGCCAAAACTTggaaataaattacaaaaaaattacaGCACTCAAGAAGGAAACAGGTAAATTCTGGATCTTGATTTAAATTAGTTCAtacacttaggtaaaggtaaaggtttcccttgacgtaaagtccagtcgtgtccgactctagggggcggtgctcatctccgtttcaaagccttggagccggcgttgtccataggacacttccgggtcatgtggccagcatgactcacggaacgccgttaccttcccgccgaagcggtaccaattaatctactcacatttgcatgttttcgaactgcttggtgtgcagaagctgggacgagcaacgggagctcaccccgccgcgcggtttcgaaccgccgaccttccgatcgacagctcagcggtttaacccgcagcgccaccgcgtcccacttcaTACACTTAAGCATCCCAAATCCCATTCCCTTCAACAGGATTGAAGAGACTTAAATCTGTgttaaatggaaaatatttttacttttacagCACAGTGCTATATATATAACTTAACAGGCCAATGGCTTTCGATGGGATTGTAGGATTTAAATGTTACCATCCTTATCATACTCTAAGTGGCTCCCACATGCCTGGGGCAACATTTAAATTTGCTGATGAAGCTTAATATGCATTGTCaggttttctttattaaaatacttCAACTTGTATCCAAGACTCCTCTGGAAGAAATTATTAGTAAGTCTTGGATAAATCTAAAATTTAGCCAAAGTATGGACTGGAAAATGAATAGAATTGAAAACAATTTGCTTTTCCAGTGGGTACTTTCTTGCCACTGAATGTCTAATTGAGTTATACAAAAGATTCACAtggtctatagcagtgtttctcaaccttggcaactttaagctgtgtgaacttcaactcccagaattccccaggtagaattctgggagttgaagtccacacagcttacagttgccaaggttgagaaacactggtctacagccTAGGAGCAGATAAATACTAATACATAAACTTAatagcaaaaaatatatatacatataataattcGTCCTTCTATGATTGATATAAATGATGCATATTTTCATATGCATGTGCacatgtatatttatgtatatatagtaatatatattTAAACCTTGGAGTTACCTTCTTTCCACACCCTGACTGCGGAAATGGTTTGTGATGGAACATAACCTGTATACATTTAATCTGATGCAGAAAACCCACAGAAGTGAGGAAGAGCCTCTTGCCGAACTGAGCGTCACATGGTAAGGTCATGCTATGCCAGTTAGATTTAACAATGGTTTGGGGCTTCTTCACATGGGCCTTCACACAGTGCTGGTGGGTAGCAGATGCCATGACCATTTCCTTTAGTTCACTGATGCTAAGGGATAGGGCAATTTAATTTTTTCATCTGCTCTTTCTGCATAcaccctctgtctctctctctcacacacacacagtatatatacagctGCATATATGCTTGTATTGGTGTACATTTCCATATAGACATATACATTCATAGGCACAcacatttccttctctcttttgaaGAGTGTTTTGCAAGATCTGCCAACAAACTCTGCAGTCCTTATTGGCTATGAGCTTCGAAAGGGACTCAAGACATCAGGTTCCATGTCCTTGGAGTAACAGCCAATGTCACCGCTGTGGACAGAGAGTGGGTTTGATGCATCTTCCCTTGTGGTGGACTAGGTTGGCAGGACAGTGGCATCCTGCAACACATGGCTTATTACATGGACCAATCTCATTCCAGTTGTCACAAGTCTTCGCACAACCAGGACCGCATGTGTTATAAACTGCACCGTGTTTACATTGGGTTCCTGGAAGACAGTTCAAAGATATGAATTTTACAGAGTCCACTCGGTTGGATCTACAGTTAGTTATCCTCAGAGTAGATCCATGGAAATCACAGTCAGGATACTATAACTAATCATTacagattatttattcatttctgttcaatcatatctgattctcagagattgcctggacaagtccctgcagttttcttggcaaggtttttcagaagtggtttgtcactgcctccttcctagggctgagagaaagtgactggcccaaggtcatccagttggcttcatgcctaaggcaggactagaacccacggtCTCCTGAttcctagtctggtgccttaaccactataccaaactgttTCTCACAAATTATTAGTGGAATagtaaatataaaagaaaagctgatgcattttaaattaaaagcctCAGGTGAATGCATTTCATCACAGAATATGACAACTATACAACTTTGATGATAACTTACAAATTTAGATTTGAATGTTCTTCAGTATCAATAGCCTACTTTATTTTCCAGAGATTTTATGGTGCTGATTATGTTACAACACATGGCAAATATTATTACAGCATCTTCTATTAACTCCCAACTTTCTCTTTGGGACCATTACAGAGTATTTTTCATTGGAGAGTTAAAAATGATCAGAGGGATATGGAGAAAAAGTATTCCACTCTCAGAACTTTGGGCTGAATCCAGATTCCGTCTCTCCTCGGAAGAGAGAACCCTCATCCAACCCACAAACTCCACAGCATCACCTCTCAAGCCATCCCTGAGGACCTCTTAATCCTCTGCACAGATTCAGAGGGGGAAAGGGGACAAAGGGGTGCACAGGGaggaagaatgaataaaaatgccTTTTTGACAATTCTGCCAATAGGAATGCTCCACTGAATACAAAGTCCAGATGGCAGCTTTTAGAAGCTGGAGTCATCCCAAGAAACAGACTGGCAGCAAGAACAAGACAGACAATAATGAAACATATAAGCAATAGGgtgaatttttattttacaacCACCCACATTGGAGTAGGGTTGAGGTATGTAAAATAGCCATTGCTTTCCCTCTCTCAAACATGACTCTAAAAGGGAATAATGTTTTACTTGTTAAGTAAAGGACTTTAAGGACTTGAAAAGAAGTCCTCAGTTGTGAGGAATTCTCCTCATCACCAAATGCCTCTCTTTCTATTGGCATCAACACCAGTTTGTTGAAATGTTTTGGCatctctcttcccatttttctctttcattccgCCCACCCACCAAACAAATCTGGTTCCTTTAATAGTTATGCAATTGGAATGGTTTTTCTGGAATACCAGGTTAGTGCAAACTGGTAGGAGTTGCCAGAAGAAGGAACTTAAAACCTGGATGCCAAGAATCTGGGACTCTAACAAGAAGTTTGAATTGTGGGGGATAACAAGCTCTGGAGAAAGCAAATGGGTGGCAAGTAAGGGAGGGATTAAAGTATCTGTTGTTAGACCACTCAGAACCAGTAAGGAAATTAGAATTAAGACCTCTGGGCAAGGGAGGCGGTTATCCCAAGGAATAGACACAAAAATGATATTCAGAGGAGTTAGGAAAGAGATAAAAAGTTGGGGAACTGAGCCCAAGAGAAGTGCAAGAGGACACTTTTATCATGAATAAGAAGAAGGCAAAAGAGAGAAAGCATTAAGCTTTGCTTCCTGCAGAACTCTGCCCCCACCCCTCCTTCCACTCCTTGCAGTTCAGACAGGAACAGCCTGGGGTCTGCAAAGGAAtatggggagggggtggcaataCTTGAATGAGAGAGGCTGGAAGCTTCACCAGCAAGGGACCCACCCAGTGGATCAGCTGGGGGAGGATTGAGACCTGCAGAGCAGAAAGGACAAACAGATTGGATAAGAAAAGCCAGATGGGGATCCAACCCAGGAAGAGGGTTCAAATGAGCAGGAAGAAATGGAGAGTGAGAAAAACTCCTACAAGAGACCTTTTCAGGCCCAGCTGTTGCCTCCGGCATtttacaaaggggttgggggaagaGTTGGATTGTTTAAACAGGCACTGTGGCTTTGAAATGTACTGCACCTTTGAGAAGACTACCCAATCACTTAGTGGCAAGTGAGAGAAAGAGGGTGAACTGCTAACTTCTCAGCAAGCCCTCTCGGCATCATATCCATCAAATTCAATGGCTTAACCCTGTGGAGTTATTTTTATATGCCAGGATGGTACAGTTTGTACGTCTGTAACATTGTAAATATTCACAAAaggtttgatatttttatttggatttgcaaaggaggggaggagggaaattGCTGCCTTAAATCCCCCTCCTATCTGTTGGAAACCACACCAGGATTTGTTTAAAGTAACTTGCAAAGGAGCTGAAGAAAATTCACTTGGGAGATCTCAGGGGGGTCAGCTTCTTGAATCCAGAAGAATAGCTTCTGTGTTACAAAAGTGGCCACATCTGTTTATGTCACAACTCTCTAAATCATtcattattttcttgtttctgtctaaatatttttctctctctaaaaATATGGCAACTGGAGTTAAACAAACTGCTCCAACTCTAAGCAGAGCAGCAGCTGAATTGTTGCTGTTCTTTTATGGGTGTGATGCCAGTTAAGCATTATAGCTGAGCACATGGCTGAAGAACCTTTCTCAGCCCAGGAGACACTTATTTCCAATGTGACATTTCAAGAAGGCAGAGGCAGGCCCCGGCTGAAAGTGGGCGTGGCCAAACAAAACAGAGtctctcctctttttcctcccttgCTTCATTTTCGTTCTCTCAAGATCTTTCTTCTTCgtgcaaaaatattttgatttcacgATTATGGAATGCTGCTTGGAGATGCACGGTGTGAGATAGTATGTAAGATTGTATCTCTCCAATCCCTGGCAGCTCAGACAGTGTGTGTGCAGGCTGGCAAAGATGGAAACTggtcaaacacatctggagggcaccctaCCCCACTACCTGTTTATCATGAAGGTTATATTTATACTTGAtctgatttgtatttatttacaagtGGCCCTTAGTGGCTACTCATATGTTCCCACTAGCTGAATTCAGGAAGTATTCATCTAT includes:
- the FANCD2OS gene encoding FANCD2 opposite strand protein; this translates as MASGYQLWAPWSPLDESLRWLRGAVPRPSSTKHPFRGGQSPATATDLEVQLCFQGLSLVLESSAKTGTRQPLASRMAGETRGCNGAVHKPQAVRLIGLDSVFGHLVTAQPPHWTGSLRVSERSAFCQVISPQQRRPHGLREPQVHMAMAMCRQMLRAILLLYAAYKKCAFALQHSR